The Amaranthus tricolor cultivar Red isolate AtriRed21 chromosome 6, ASM2621246v1, whole genome shotgun sequence genome has a segment encoding these proteins:
- the LOC130815216 gene encoding RHOMBOID-like protein 8: MDSWDMNIKESHEIPVNSTEKKVDEMTGEKRKIPFFGSMSKNVESTWLISFFFIVHLVAFFCTMILNNCWDKSHGDCILLVFQPLSENPLLGPSSSVLDSMGALRRMFLTKDHGVWRIFTAPLLHAGAFHLLISLCSVLLIGVNLEQKFGSLRTGIIYILSAFTGSLMAILFVQNSPEVSSSGALFGLIGASFSGLIRDWKSYNQKFLAVVILLLIFAINFTLGMVPYIDNFSNIAGFISGTLLGFVMFFSPVLRMPALQKGFYDYGFNKSVPLKQKFDRPVLRIVSLILFNLMVAGLIVAVLLRIDLNKNCSWCRYIDCIPSRKWICDVKTPSCKISEIRGQTTLRCLESDNFRILPYTNVSPTRLQELCTLICS; encoded by the exons atggATTCTTGGGATATGAATATAAAGGAAAGCCATGAAATTCCAGTGAATTCAACTGAGAAAAAGGTTGATGAAATGACAGGGGAAAAACGGAAAATTCCTTTCTTTGGGTCAATGTCAAAGAACGTTGAATCAACTTGGTTGATttcattctttttcattgttcatctagTGGcatttttttgcactatgattctTAACAATTGCTGGGATAAATCACATGGAGATTGTATTTTGTTGGTTTTTCAGCCACTTTCCGAGAATCCTCTTCTTGGTCCTTCTTCTTCAGT TTTAGATAGTATGGGAGCTCTCCGAAGAATGTTCTTGACAAAAGATCATGGAGTGTGGCGCATCTTCACCGCCCCTTTGCTACATGCTGGTGCATTTCACCTTTTGATCAGCCTCTGTAGTGTACTCTTAATTGGGGTTAATCTGGAGCAGAAATTCGGATCAT TGAGGACCGGAATAATCTACATTTTGTCTGCCTTCACTGGTAGCTTGATGGCCATACTTTTTGTCCAAAATAGCCCTGAAGTTTCCTCTTCGGGTGCTCTCTTTGGCTTGATCGGTGCATCATTTTCAGGGCTTATTCGAGACTGGAAATCATACAACCAGAAG TTTCTAGCTGTCGTGATTTTGCTCCTCATATTTGCAATCAATTTCACTCTCGGGATGGTGCCCTATATCGACAACTTCTCAAACATCGCAGGATTTATATCAGGAACTCTTCTTGGCTTTGTAATGTTTTTCTCTCCGGTACTTAGAATGCCCGCTTTACAGAAAGGTTTTTATGATTACGGCTTTAACAAGTCTGTGCCACTGAAACAGAAGTTTGACAGACCTGTTCTACGCATTGTTTCGTTGATTCTATTCAACCTCAT GGTCGCTGGCCTCATCGTAGCAGTTCTTCTTCGTATAGATCTTAACAAAAACTGCAGCTGGTGTCGGTATATTGATTGTATACCTTCTCGAAAGTGGATTTGCGATGTCAAAACTCCATCATGTAAG ATCAGTGAAATCAGGGGACAGACTACATTAAGGTGCTTGGAAAGTGACAACTTCAGGATCCTGCCTTACACAAACGTCTCGCCTACAAGATTGCAAGAATTGTGTACTTTGATTTGCTCTTAG